gataattaaaagcaaatcttactttagaatgggatgggagagtgagtaggaggtggggcagtttgggggtgggaggccaGGTATGagagaagaactgctatattccaaaagttgtacctatgaaatttatatttattaaataaaagctttctaaaaatagtAGGGGAcagaactgtggcacagtaagctaaaCTGCTCCCTGCAATGCGAGcaccccagatcagagtgcctgttcatgactctgttgctccactttcaaccaagctccctgctaatgggcctggggaggtggaagataatggcccaagtgattggactcCTGCaatccgtatgggagacccagatggagttcctggctcctggcatcagcctggtgcagtccctgccctgtagccatttggggagtgaaccagcaaatggaagcttgcattctctctctctctctctctccctctctctctctctccctctctctctctctccctctctctcccctccacttctctccctctctccctgtcacttttcctttcaaataaataaatgtctcccaaaaaataaaatatattaattaaagagcAAAGTATTGAGTCCTTTCATTTAGTATATAACTACAATGTATAGAGTTGAAAGTATATTCAGGCATTTTGAATCAGATGAAAGTCCATTTTGTTTACAAATAGTAAAATCAGGGTCAGTGCTATGGCCAAGTAGGTTGGGTTGccacctacagcgctggcatcccagtttgtttttgttgtataagattgctttagttattcgggCCTCATGCATttccgtatgaatttcagcatcactttttctagatctgagaagactgtctttggtattttgattggtatcctgttgaatctgtaaattgctttcagaagaacaGACAACTTGACGATATTGTTTCTTTCAATccatgtagtaatttctgatgcttcttttatttctgtggtacaaCAGACACATCTTCTTTCTTCATCTCCAgttttattgacttgggtcttttctctccttttttttttggttatttgggccaatggtgtgtcaattttattgtATCAAAAAACTaggtctttgttttgcttttgtatcTTATTTTTGGATacagttttgttgatcttttgtatttttttatatacagtttcattgatttcttctctaatttaagtatttcttttctcctactagttttgggtttggcttattgttgttttcctagatccatgagatgcattgatagttcatttatttggtgcctttccaatttcttgatgtaggcaccagttactatacttccctctttttttttttcgttgtttatgtttttattttataatcataagttttAACTCTGCAATTCCGCTAGACTTGGAGGGGAAGTAAGGAAAACACGGAACCAAAGACCTGCAGGGAGAGCACAATTCAGGGTGTCACGAGCAGATGGGGCGGAGGGCGCTCTCCTGAGCTAGAGGAATGGTCAGGCGGGTGAGATAAAACTCGTCAGATGCATTAGAGTTGTCCACAGTTGGCAATGGTGATCTTCTTGCTGGTCTTGCCGTTCTCAGACCCAAAGTGCTCCATGGCTTCCACAATGCTCATGCCCTCTTTCACTCTGCCGAAGACCACATGCTTGCCATCCAACCATTCAGTCTTGGCAGTGCAGATGAAGAACTGGGAGCCGTTTGTGCTGGGCCCAGCGTTTGCCATGGACAAGATGCCAGGACCtgtgtgcttcagcaggaagttTTCATCCTCGAACTTCTCTCCATAGATGGACTTGCCGCTGGTGCCATTGTGGCGTGTGAAGTCACCACCCTGGCACATAAACCCCGGAATAATCCTGTGAAAGCAGGAACCCTTATAACCAAATCCTTTCTCTCCGGTGCTCAGAGCACGGAAGTTTTCTGCCGTCTTTGGAACTTTGCCTGCAAATAGTTCGAAGGAGACGCGGCCCAAAGGCTTGCCATTGACGGCGATGTGGAAGAACACGGCGGGGTTGACCATGGCTGTCGGAGAGCAGCTGCGGGCAACAATGGTGTCTGCAAAGCCtatacttccctcttaacactgcttttgctgtatcccataagatttgatatgttatattgtgatcttcatttgtttccagaaatttttttactttttttgatcTCTTCtttgacccactattcattcaggagaatgttgtttagtctccaggTATTTATGCAtactctagagattcctgagttgctgatttccagcttcattgcatagTGATTCAAGAAGATATgtggtatgatttttattttttttttaatttgctgagacttgctttatagcctagcatatggacaatcttagagaaagttccatgcgctggtgagaaaaatgtgtattctggggctgtagggtggaaggctctgatgataactgttaggtccatttggtctatagtgtcaataaACTCTGATGTTTACTTGTTGATGTTTACTTGCTGAAAGTGAGTTACTGAAATCcctcatttctattttattgagtctatatctccatttaattccattaacatttcttttagatagccagGTACACTGTAATttggtgcatgtacatttataatagtcacatcttcctgttgaattgatctttttatcattatatagtgtccttttttttctctgttaataGCTTTGGTGTTAAAGTCTATTCTGTCTGATATAAGGAAGGCTATaccagctcatttttggtttctgttagcatggattatctttttccattctttcactttcagtctgcatgcatctttgttggtaagatgtgtttcatATAGGGagcaaatagatgagctttcttttttaatccattcagccagtctatgtcttttaactgaagagctGACACCATTTACATTGAAGATGAATTTTGTTAAGtactgactttgccctgccatgtttctgtaaatggtcttaattttgtattttgggtttcctttgtacttctactgggTCATTTTCTGAATTCATCTTATTTCATAGTGGTGTTCCTATTTCTGTGTTATGTGTAGCATATCtctgagcatcttttgtagggctgggttacaaattctttcaatttctctttgttgtggaagatttttatttctccttcattcataaaaagagctttgcagagtacagtattctaggttgacagggttttttctcttaagactttgaatatatctcaccattctctccttgcctataAGGTATCTGATTagaagtctgcagtgagtctaattgggtttcctctgaatgtgatttggcattTCTTTCAAGCACATGTTAAGattgtttctttatgttttactgtggagagttttactacattttttttagaaaacttttttttgacaggcagagtggacagtgagagagagagacagagagaaaggtcttcattttccgttggttcagcctccaatggccactgcagccggcacactacagctggtgcaccgcgctgatccgaagccaggagccaggtgcgtctcctggtctcccatgtgggtgaccaggccatcctccactgcactcccgggccacagcagagagctggacaggaagaggagtgaccaggacagaatccagcgcctcgaccgggactagaacctggtgtgctggtggaggattagcctattgagctgcagcgccggcctagaaaaccttttatgtaataaatataaattttgaatgtacaacttttgaattatagtgttttttccccccataacctacaatatgttgtggtgaatatcttttctggcTGTGTCTATTGgtagttctgtgtacttcctgtacttggtgtatctttctttctccagactgttttctgttactatttcattaaaaaggcctcctaatcctttctctctttccacgccttaTGGAACTCCTAGGattcatatgttgggtcattggATAGTATTTTGTAGGTCTCCAACCATGATTTTTAGttgtctaatttcttcttcttttggtcCGGGtataatatttccagaaatttgtcttctagttctgatattatttcttttgtctcatctattctgttgttaaggcttcccactgcattttttatatggtctattgaattcttcatttctagtatttcattctgacttctctttaatatctcaatttcttgtgagcacttttcatttagaacatgaatttgcttctgattgcttctgagtaatctggTGATTAACTATCTGAATTATGTTTCTGGCatatcttcaatctcttcatgttCACTTTCTATTACTGAAGAGTTGTAGTGTTCTGTTGTGGGGGTGAGCTTAtagtatcttccttattcttaattagggatttttcttttttttttttttttggcatttgtgtattttttttttttggtctggttacttttctctttaatttgtgtctttgtgattTAGTGGGATGTCTGCACTTTTAGTGAGctccaagaggtgtgtgctggatgtggcctgggTGCTCTGTTCATTATTCAGAGGTGGAGGAGGTACCCAATGTAAAGCCCCATGGGGCTTTGTATCTTTCCTCTGGTTTTTTGGTTAGAGGAAGTTGTTCACTTCTGTTGATGTGACCCATCCTTTTCCTCACAATTGTAGGATGCCCCTCTGTTAGTCTCTGGTGTGTTCAGGATTGTATCACCTTGCTTAACAAACTGCATCTCTAATCTATGGAGATTTTCTTTTGGTGAGAtttccctctgttatgagctgctatgtgtctgcgTTGCAAGTAAAAGCACGCATCCCTGCCTACTGGAGCCCAGCTCACTTCTCAATTGTGGTGGAGGTGGGTACAAGCTCCAGTGCATGGAGCCCCACCTACAGAGTCCTGGCTCATTTTTCAATGATGGATGGAACAGGCTCAAGTTTTCAATAGTCAGGacttctccttgttgtacagcttgcatgTTGGGGAGGAAattctgaaatgttgtgatcctCTTTCCTGGTTGGGGTGTGCTGAGGTGGCCTCTGCAATTGATGGGCATGTGCACTGGAGGCAAAGATAGGAGCCCCTGTTTATGTTCAAAAAGGTAAACAAACAATATGGCTTCTCCAAGCCAGCTGCAGGTCTAGCTGGTGAGGAGAAGGGACAGAGATGGGCAGAGGGTGCCCAACTTCTGTTTGTTCCTCTatatcttctctttcttccttcacaGAACTTCAcaagcagttcaccaagctccccctccctctgctaTTTGCAGCTCCATGGACCTGCAATTTCCCATCCAACCTGCTCCACTGGGGGCTGGCACAAACCTCCCCTGACCACACCTCTGCCAAGCCTCCGCCACTTCCCTTTCTTGTTTGCTATTTCAGCatggacctgcccagtctctgttggTCTCCTGGCCTTCCCATTGCAAATTTCCCATGGCTGTATCTCCGGTGTGTATCttctcctttttaactatctattGTGGCCTACATGACTTGGATTGTCTTGT
Above is a genomic segment from Lepus europaeus isolate LE1 chromosome 2, mLepTim1.pri, whole genome shotgun sequence containing:
- the LOC133748047 gene encoding peptidyl-prolyl cis-trans isomerase A-like; the encoded protein is MVNPAVFFHIAVNGKPLGRVSFELFAGKVPKTAENFRALSTGEKGFGYKGSCFHRIIPGFMCQGGDFTRHNGTSGKSIYGEKFEDENFLLKHTGPGILSMANAGPSTNGSQFFICTAKTEWLDGKHVVFGRVKEGMSIVEAMEHFGSENGKTSKKITIANCGQL